A window of Haliscomenobacter hydrossis DSM 1100 contains these coding sequences:
- a CDS encoding rhodanese-like domain-containing protein, whose amino-acid sequence MKAILSLFLLISLTSCVQAQSPGVITQDVATFKKTIQSKKIQLVDVRTPAEFSAGSIEGAQNIDVKSSEFKTMAAKLDKKRPVAVYCLSGIRSARAAGILKEMGFKKIYNLDGGYTAWTK is encoded by the coding sequence ATGAAAGCAATACTTTCTCTTTTTCTGCTCATCAGCTTGACTTCTTGTGTTCAAGCTCAATCCCCAGGCGTGATTACGCAGGATGTAGCGACGTTCAAAAAGACCATCCAATCCAAAAAAATACAATTGGTGGATGTACGCACCCCCGCTGAATTCAGTGCCGGGAGCATCGAAGGTGCTCAAAACATCGATGTCAAAAGTAGTGAGTTCAAAACCATGGCGGCCAAACTGGACAAAAAACGTCCAGTAGCCGTATACTGCCTGTCGGGCATTCGGAGTGCCCGAGCCGCCGGTATTCTGAAAGAAATGGGCTTCAAGAAGATTTATAATTTGGATGGGGGTTATACGGCGTGGACGAAATAA
- a CDS encoding M15 family metallopeptidase, translating into MPILFLLISLFWILPTPDLPPGIQRLQKAYPDFIAKADANSITFKDGSVFTYDDGKKNKSFQELLDQPDLEDQFRYPYPQKFPGKEGILVNQDPGRIRFMPFYMKMYGNTQEEVRANLREIIWLPKTIGAKILVTKVNGVDKKLEAISQELDKLPALKQYLENPGGTFLWRVIKGTNRLSMHSFGMTIDINVKYSHYWQWDCKCTNEDAKLGYKNNIPKQVVDIFEKHGFIWGGKWYHYDSMHFEYRPEFL; encoded by the coding sequence ATGCCAATTCTTTTTCTGCTGATTTCCTTGTTTTGGATATTGCCTACTCCTGATTTACCCCCAGGCATTCAACGCCTGCAAAAAGCCTATCCCGATTTTATCGCCAAAGCCGACGCCAACAGCATTACGTTTAAGGATGGCAGCGTTTTTACGTACGATGACGGCAAAAAAAACAAGAGCTTCCAGGAATTGTTGGATCAGCCCGATTTGGAAGACCAGTTTCGCTACCCTTACCCACAAAAATTCCCGGGCAAAGAAGGCATTCTGGTCAATCAAGATCCGGGCCGCATCCGCTTCATGCCTTTTTACATGAAAATGTACGGCAACACCCAGGAAGAAGTACGCGCCAACCTGCGTGAAATCATCTGGTTGCCCAAAACGATTGGTGCCAAAATTCTAGTGACCAAAGTTAATGGCGTAGACAAAAAACTGGAAGCCATTTCGCAAGAGCTGGACAAATTGCCCGCGCTCAAGCAATACCTCGAAAACCCTGGCGGCACCTTCCTTTGGCGGGTCATCAAAGGCACCAACCGCCTGAGTATGCACAGTTTTGGCATGACCATCGACATCAACGTGAAATATTCGCACTACTGGCAATGGGACTGCAAGTGCACCAATGAAGACGCCAAGTTGGGGTACAAAAACAACATCCCCAAACAGGTGGTAGATATTTTTGAAAAACACGGTTTCATCTGGGGCGGCAAATGGTACCATTACGATTCCATGCATTTTGAATACCGTCCGGAATTTTTGTAA
- a CDS encoding Cfr10I/Bse634I family restriction endonuclease yields the protein MSFIKSSSSGKPQVQKNIAFCTLLGGLLPDDDILITDLFNHFDNKVREQEKSISREALSNVHGDWYEWLLAIAAWNYTAENPNANLALLLPNVIQFDVSTLYVERLNKLIDDLRNKVITVSGVQLITSNPDFVIVNRDLVNQYFGNIEPITKISTTSLSNLETMYQRFINKCDYEQIEGYISVKTSLRPDRRLQIPHEGSLMKALYAHLQTREWITNPKGLKYYAIATRMTPPDRSALKTVATHSLTTVFSLPQAAVDNVFEVNSLKQAKQAFSSILV from the coding sequence ATGTCATTCATCAAATCTTCAAGTTCGGGAAAGCCCCAAGTACAAAAAAATATAGCCTTTTGTACCTTATTAGGTGGATTATTGCCAGATGATGATATTTTGATAACAGACCTATTTAATCACTTCGACAATAAGGTCCGAGAACAAGAAAAAAGTATTTCTCGGGAGGCATTAAGCAACGTTCATGGGGATTGGTATGAATGGCTGTTGGCAATTGCTGCTTGGAATTACACAGCTGAAAACCCCAATGCAAACCTTGCTCTACTTCTACCAAATGTGATTCAATTTGATGTATCCACACTATATGTTGAACGGCTAAACAAGCTTATTGATGATTTAAGAAATAAGGTGATTACAGTTTCAGGTGTCCAATTGATTACATCTAACCCTGATTTTGTAATCGTTAACCGTGATTTGGTAAATCAATATTTTGGCAACATAGAACCAATAACAAAAATTTCAACAACTTCATTGAGCAATTTGGAAACCATGTATCAACGATTTATTAACAAATGCGATTACGAACAAATTGAAGGGTATATTTCGGTAAAAACTTCACTGAGGCCTGATCGTAGACTTCAAATTCCTCACGAAGGTAGTTTGATGAAGGCGTTGTATGCGCATTTACAAACCCGTGAATGGATCACAAACCCTAAAGGATTGAAATACTATGCGATTGCAACCCGTATGACGCCCCCAGATAGGTCCGCATTAAAAACTGTGGCAACTCACTCCTTAACTACTGTATTCAGTTTGCCTCAAGCTGCGGTAGATAATGTTTTTGAGGTCAATTCACTCAAACAGGCAAAGCAAGCTTTTTCGTCGATTCTAGTTTAG
- a CDS encoding DNA cytosine methyltransferase, protein MKYLNLKTGLNYIRVSDKDAQLNGMEYNVVSLFSGAGGLDIGLEQAGFRTAVCVENDLNCRTTLRHNRPEWLLFDHPTKVLNEKIITRAPGDIRHIDAEELLEFAGLKPGKVALVVGGAPCQPFSNIGKKEGENDAKNGDLFLEFVRMVKGIQPEAFIFENVAGIIQSKHSKVLQYMFEQFQGSGYGLSYALLNAANYGVPQRRERFILIGMKGIKEPAFPLPTHMKDQAAWQNFVKELDQVPNFIPQKWVSVKDAFSRLPKDYKSRNDYVVMNISDVVKHRMTFISQGKNFKVLPMELRPNCWKSGKHQGNDTFGRLVADLPSVTIRTAAYNPAKGMYIHPFEDRGLDIIEMAILQDFPLEWEYKTSGREKVTLVSGGKQIGNAVPPGLARALGLAIRKQISAKLESTKKLALPV, encoded by the coding sequence ATGAAATATCTAAATCTTAAAACTGGGTTAAATTACATTCGAGTGTCTGATAAAGATGCTCAATTGAATGGCATGGAATACAATGTAGTCAGTCTTTTCTCGGGAGCTGGTGGTTTAGACATTGGCTTAGAACAAGCTGGCTTTAGAACCGCTGTATGTGTAGAAAACGACCTAAACTGCCGTACCACATTAAGACATAATCGACCTGAATGGTTGCTTTTTGACCATCCAACCAAAGTACTAAATGAAAAAATCATAACACGTGCTCCTGGAGATATTAGGCACATTGATGCTGAAGAGTTACTCGAATTTGCAGGCCTAAAGCCAGGGAAAGTTGCATTAGTAGTTGGAGGTGCCCCATGTCAACCCTTTAGTAATATTGGTAAAAAAGAGGGTGAAAATGATGCAAAAAATGGTGATCTATTCCTAGAATTTGTTAGAATGGTCAAAGGGATACAACCAGAGGCTTTCATTTTTGAAAATGTTGCAGGCATTATACAGTCTAAACATTCAAAAGTGCTTCAATATATGTTTGAGCAGTTTCAAGGCTCAGGATATGGATTGTCTTATGCTTTACTGAATGCAGCCAATTATGGAGTGCCTCAGCGTAGAGAAAGATTTATCTTAATAGGGATGAAAGGAATAAAGGAACCTGCATTCCCTTTGCCTACGCATATGAAAGACCAAGCCGCTTGGCAAAATTTTGTTAAAGAACTTGATCAAGTCCCTAATTTTATTCCCCAAAAATGGGTCAGTGTCAAAGATGCATTTTCAAGGCTACCAAAAGACTATAAAAGCAGAAATGACTATGTGGTAATGAATATATCTGATGTTGTGAAGCACCGGATGACTTTTATTTCGCAAGGAAAAAATTTCAAAGTTCTACCGATGGAACTTCGACCAAATTGCTGGAAATCAGGAAAACATCAAGGAAACGATACTTTTGGAAGACTAGTTGCCGATTTACCTTCTGTAACCATTCGTACTGCAGCATATAACCCTGCAAAAGGAATGTACATTCATCCATTTGAGGATCGTGGACTAGACATCATTGAAATGGCAATTTTACAGGATTTCCCACTTGAATGGGAGTATAAAACCTCAGGACGGGAAAAGGTTACTTTAGTCAGTGGTGGAAAACAAATTGGCAATGCCGTTCCACCTGGTTTAGCGCGCGCATTGGGATTAGCCATTCGAAAACAAATTTCGGCTAAACTAGAATCGACGAAAAAGCTTGCTTTGCCTGTTTGA
- a CDS encoding DUF6471 domain-containing protein encodes METEDWNEKVKRLLKSELVRRGITHEQLATLLREMDIFETKASIDSKISRGSFSAVFLIQCLIAIGCKSFCPEISADLVEEPRGMYKPKKSKKNEISKS; translated from the coding sequence ATGGAAACGGAAGATTGGAACGAAAAAGTAAAACGCTTGTTGAAATCCGAGTTGGTAAGACGCGGCATTACACATGAGCAGCTTGCAACACTGCTTCGTGAAATGGATATCTTCGAAACTAAAGCCAGTATTGATAGTAAGATTTCAAGAGGCAGTTTCAGTGCAGTTTTTTTAATTCAATGCTTGATTGCAATTGGATGTAAATCATTTTGCCCTGAAATATCTGCAGATTTAGTTGAGGAACCACGAGGAATGTATAAACCCAAAAAGAGCAAAAAAAATGAAATATCTAAATCTTAA
- a CDS encoding LytR/AlgR family response regulator transcription factor — protein MKEVLIIDDEPKAVELLSNYVNRLPWLKCVGTYRNPLEALAFLQKHPVDLLLLDIHMPQISGVEFYRALPQKPKVIFTTAYSEYAVASYELEAIDYLVKPITFERFLQACSRCTKEETTVAAVPESNPQAQEIFIKSGPKLYRLNWEEVLFLEKSENYVVFHTCDRKILSRQNMQDVQEILPDFFCKIHKSYIISLRHLNVVERHQVSIGKHEIPIGQSYRPAFFKILSERWGQDKVFDAV, from the coding sequence ATGAAAGAAGTACTGATCATTGATGATGAACCCAAAGCCGTCGAACTCTTGAGCAACTACGTCAATCGTTTGCCCTGGCTGAAATGTGTAGGTACGTACCGCAATCCGCTCGAAGCGCTGGCTTTTTTGCAAAAACACCCGGTAGATTTGTTGTTGCTCGACATCCACATGCCCCAAATCTCCGGGGTAGAATTTTACCGTGCACTGCCCCAAAAGCCCAAAGTCATTTTCACCACGGCATATTCCGAATACGCCGTGGCCAGTTATGAGCTGGAGGCCATCGATTATCTGGTCAAACCCATCACGTTCGAACGTTTTTTACAAGCTTGTAGCCGCTGTACCAAAGAAGAAACTACAGTTGCCGCCGTACCGGAATCAAATCCGCAAGCCCAGGAAATTTTCATCAAAAGTGGCCCCAAGTTGTACCGCCTCAATTGGGAAGAGGTGCTTTTTTTGGAAAAAAGTGAAAACTACGTGGTGTTTCATACCTGCGACCGCAAAATCTTGAGTCGGCAAAACATGCAAGACGTCCAGGAAATCCTGCCTGATTTTTTCTGCAAAATCCACAAGTCATACATCATCTCCCTGCGCCACCTCAATGTGGTAGAACGCCACCAGGTGAGCATCGGCAAACACGAGATTCCGATCGGGCAGAGCTACCGTCCGGCTTTTTTCAAAATTTTGTCGGAGCGTTGGGGCCAGGATAAGGTGTTTGATGCGGTGTAA
- a CDS encoding sensor histidine kinase, producing MIQRIAKHVLFWAIIWLWTTMLWMNMDCEFSNLALASLFRMPLLMAATYFNNYLLIPRYLVGQRNYLAYGGLFLLLVGILWFLDRSWMLLWVFSAFMEDLGYNFYFFYYLPNVQNLFIFISVMLFAAVIRFSRIWYETEMTTRKLAAEKQATELAFLKAQVNPHFLFNTLNSLYALAVEKNQEELGQSIASLAGMMRYLTYESNAEKVPLRREVDQIGGFIEIQHLRLSDDDDVIISLNTQGEMDGKMIAPAILIPFVENALKHGIDVTKRSMVKIEVIVEEKTLHFSTKNTKQTATTLNQEGIGLENVRKRLSLLYPERHTLRIVDEGGYFSVHLTLTLDE from the coding sequence ATGATTCAAAGAATTGCCAAGCACGTCCTGTTTTGGGCCATCATCTGGTTATGGACAACCATGTTGTGGATGAACATGGATTGTGAATTTTCCAACCTGGCCTTGGCGAGTTTGTTTCGTATGCCGCTTTTGATGGCCGCCACCTATTTCAACAACTATTTACTCATCCCACGTTATTTGGTCGGCCAGCGCAATTACCTCGCCTACGGCGGACTTTTTTTGCTCCTGGTGGGGATCCTCTGGTTTTTGGATCGTTCCTGGATGTTACTTTGGGTTTTTTCCGCCTTTATGGAGGATTTGGGCTATAATTTTTACTTCTTTTACTACCTGCCCAACGTCCAAAACCTGTTCATTTTTATCTCCGTCATGTTGTTCGCGGCGGTCATTCGTTTTTCCCGCATCTGGTACGAAACTGAAATGACCACCCGTAAACTGGCCGCTGAAAAGCAAGCCACGGAATTGGCTTTTCTCAAAGCCCAGGTCAATCCACATTTTTTGTTCAATACCCTCAATAGTTTGTATGCCCTCGCGGTGGAAAAAAACCAGGAAGAACTGGGGCAAAGCATCGCTTCACTGGCTGGAATGATGCGCTACCTCACCTACGAGAGCAATGCCGAAAAAGTGCCGCTGCGGCGCGAGGTAGACCAAATTGGTGGATTTATTGAAATTCAACACCTGCGCCTCAGCGACGACGACGACGTCATCATCAGCCTCAATACCCAGGGCGAGATGGATGGAAAAATGATTGCTCCGGCCATTTTGATCCCCTTTGTGGAAAATGCCCTCAAACACGGAATCGATGTCACCAAGCGCTCGATGGTCAAAATAGAAGTCATTGTTGAGGAAAAAACCCTGCATTTCAGCACCAAAAACACCAAACAGACCGCCACAACGCTCAATCAAGAAGGAATTGGGCTAGAAAATGTGCGCAAACGATTATCTTTATTGTATCCCGAACGGCATACCCTGCGCATCGTGGATGAAGGAGGTTATTTTTCGGTACACCTTACCCTTACCCTGGACGAATGA
- the odhB gene encoding 2-oxoglutarate dehydrogenase complex dihydrolipoyllysine-residue succinyltransferase, with protein sequence MSVVELRVPSVGESINEVTLSRWLKEDGSFVKLDESLCEFESDKATLEFPSEATGKLIHVAKEGDDLAIGALVAKIDTSVSAGESTPSTPPAETPVSTPAVSKPAEPAPSATSNYATGHPSPAAGKILKENDIPATAVAGTGRDGRITKDDAVKAVENKVATPAAKVEAPAATPAAAPKAKDVPAFSRDTERKKMTRMRRTIAKRLVSAKNETAMLTTFNEVDLTELMALREKYQDKFVAKYGIKLGFMSLFAKACAKILLQMPEVNAMIDGEDFVYHNYADISFAISTPNGLVVPPIRNVESLSFAEIEIELKNLAGKARNGTLTLEEMSGGTFTITNGGVFGSLLSTPIINEPQSAILGMHGIKNRPVAVGDKIEIRPMMYLALSYDHRVIDGSSSVTFLVKVKELLEDPIAMLLDI encoded by the coding sequence ATGAGTGTAGTAGAATTACGGGTTCCCTCAGTGGGCGAATCCATAAACGAAGTAACCTTGTCCCGTTGGTTAAAAGAAGACGGGTCATTTGTCAAACTCGACGAATCACTTTGTGAATTTGAGTCTGACAAAGCTACGCTGGAATTTCCCTCTGAAGCGACCGGAAAACTGATTCATGTAGCCAAGGAAGGTGATGATTTGGCCATCGGTGCCTTGGTTGCCAAAATAGATACCAGCGTAAGCGCCGGAGAAAGTACACCAAGTACCCCTCCTGCCGAAACACCCGTCAGCACTCCAGCGGTGAGCAAACCCGCTGAACCAGCGCCAAGCGCTACCTCCAATTACGCTACGGGACATCCTTCTCCCGCAGCAGGCAAAATTTTGAAGGAAAATGATATTCCGGCTACTGCGGTTGCCGGAACGGGACGCGATGGGCGCATCACCAAAGACGATGCCGTCAAGGCCGTTGAAAACAAAGTGGCTACTCCTGCCGCAAAGGTTGAAGCACCAGCGGCAACACCCGCTGCTGCGCCTAAAGCCAAGGATGTGCCCGCATTTTCTCGCGATACCGAGCGCAAAAAAATGACCCGCATGCGCCGCACCATCGCCAAACGTTTGGTAAGTGCCAAAAACGAAACGGCGATGCTCACCACCTTCAACGAGGTAGACTTGACCGAATTGATGGCGCTGCGCGAAAAATACCAGGACAAATTTGTGGCCAAATACGGCATCAAACTGGGCTTCATGTCCCTGTTTGCCAAAGCTTGTGCCAAAATTTTATTGCAAATGCCCGAAGTCAATGCCATGATCGATGGCGAAGATTTCGTTTACCACAACTACGCGGATATTTCCTTTGCGATTTCTACGCCAAATGGATTGGTGGTACCGCCGATTCGCAACGTAGAGTCTTTGAGTTTTGCCGAAATTGAAATTGAACTCAAAAACCTGGCTGGCAAAGCCCGCAATGGGACCCTCACCCTTGAAGAAATGAGTGGCGGCACCTTTACCATTACCAACGGCGGGGTATTTGGATCTTTGCTCAGCACCCCCATCATCAATGAGCCACAATCAGCGATCCTGGGTATGCACGGCATCAAGAACCGTCCGGTTGCGGTAGGAGATAAAATCGAAATTCGTCCAATGATGTACCTGGCCCTGTCTTACGACCACCGGGTGATCGATGGCAGTTCTTCGGTGACTTTTTTGGTCAAAGTGAAAGAGTTACTGGAAGACCCAATCGCGATGTTGCTGGATATTTAA
- a CDS encoding SdiA-regulated domain-containing protein: MLLTISMIILSWACRPTPSPNDAVNAPEVFPKPSFPYRVNEPDRSLTMPPLLKEISGLSMGYNDKYLLAIQDESGILFVIDQVTGNVKREIPFGKLGDYEGVEIVGKDVYILKNTGTLTRINDVDSSEQTTESFNTFLNKENDVEGLGYDAANNRLLLACKGKAGESPALQNRKAIYAFDLNKKILEPAPILSIGQTEVQKYLAAHAKEERVESLVEFFANSNAFEFSPSTVAVHPQNGNLYLLSAVGNIFMVINFQGEVVYMEKLKGKVHQQPEGICFDSKGGMFISNEAGDGMPGMIYYFKPVGME, encoded by the coding sequence ATGTTGTTAACCATCTCAATGATCATCTTGAGCTGGGCTTGCCGTCCAACTCCGAGCCCAAATGATGCCGTAAACGCACCCGAAGTATTTCCAAAACCCTCATTTCCTTACCGGGTAAATGAACCAGATCGGAGCCTCACCATGCCCCCTCTGCTCAAGGAAATCTCAGGACTCAGCATGGGCTATAATGATAAGTATTTGCTGGCAATACAGGATGAATCGGGTATTTTATTCGTGATCGATCAGGTGACAGGCAACGTCAAAAGAGAAATCCCCTTTGGCAAACTTGGGGATTACGAGGGCGTAGAAATTGTCGGCAAGGACGTTTACATCCTGAAAAACACGGGCACGCTTACCCGCATCAACGATGTGGACAGCTCGGAACAAACCACCGAGTCCTTCAATACTTTTTTGAACAAAGAAAATGATGTGGAAGGACTAGGGTACGATGCCGCAAACAACCGGCTTTTACTGGCTTGCAAAGGTAAAGCAGGAGAATCCCCCGCATTGCAAAACCGCAAAGCCATCTACGCATTCGATTTGAACAAAAAAATTCTCGAACCCGCACCCATCCTCAGCATTGGTCAAACCGAAGTGCAAAAATACCTCGCTGCACATGCCAAGGAGGAACGGGTAGAAAGTTTGGTGGAATTTTTTGCCAACTCCAATGCCTTTGAGTTCAGCCCTTCCACCGTAGCCGTTCACCCGCAAAATGGCAATTTGTACCTGCTTTCGGCAGTAGGAAACATCTTTATGGTGATCAATTTCCAGGGAGAAGTTGTTTATATGGAGAAATTGAAAGGCAAGGTGCATCAACAACCCGAAGGCATTTGTTTTGATTCAAAAGGCGGCATGTTCATCTCCAACGAAGCTGGAGACGGAATGCCCGGAATGATTTATTACTTCAAACCTGTTGGAATGGAATAA
- the hpt gene encoding hypoxanthine phosphoribosyltransferase, which translates to MITVNNLQFKPFIAASEIQERVNALGAELRQRYEGKRPLFIGILNGAFIFTADLVRSAGLECEVTFMRLSSYAGLQSSGQVITNMGLDIDIKDRHVILVEDIIDSGRTLYELTKKMREQGPASVAIATLLLKPDALQFPLEADFIGFSIPSKFVIGYGLDYNQAGRELPEIFQLAE; encoded by the coding sequence ATGATTACTGTTAATAACCTTCAATTTAAACCATTTATTGCAGCCAGTGAAATTCAGGAACGTGTAAATGCGCTTGGTGCGGAGTTGCGCCAACGTTATGAAGGCAAACGACCTTTGTTCATTGGTATTTTGAATGGTGCTTTCATTTTTACCGCTGATTTGGTGCGGTCAGCCGGACTCGAATGTGAGGTAACCTTTATGCGACTTTCCTCCTATGCCGGGCTACAATCCTCTGGGCAAGTAATCACCAACATGGGGCTGGACATCGACATCAAAGACCGCCACGTGATCCTGGTAGAAGACATCATCGACTCGGGTAGAACACTTTATGAGTTGACCAAAAAAATGCGCGAGCAAGGCCCTGCCTCGGTTGCCATTGCTACCCTCTTGCTCAAGCCCGATGCCCTACAGTTCCCCTTGGAAGCTGACTTTATAGGTTTTTCCATTCCTTCCAAATTTGTGATTGGCTATGGTTTGGATTACAATCAGGCCGGAAGAGAGTTGCCGGAAATTTTCCAACTTGCTGAATGA
- a CDS encoding inositol monophosphatase family protein yields MDLSKLCAQTLSLVQEVAVFIANELGKVESIEVKAEQFNNLVSYVDKTSEQKLIAGLRDLLPGSVFLAEEQTSAQEVGEWRWIIDPLDGTTNFLHQLPCFAISVGLEHQGEMVLGIVHEVTRNESFYGWKNGGAYLNGKRIQVSQRNGLREALVSTGFPYHDFSRIEAYQKVSEYLMRNTRGIRRWGAAAVDLAYVACGRYDFFFEYHLQPWDVAAGALLVQEAGGIVSDFSGGDRCWSGEEVLAGAPQVIEEVRGVFKEHFG; encoded by the coding sequence ATGGATCTTTCAAAACTTTGTGCCCAAACCCTCTCCCTCGTACAAGAAGTAGCCGTATTCATCGCCAACGAACTGGGGAAAGTTGAATCAATTGAAGTAAAAGCCGAGCAGTTCAACAACCTGGTGAGCTATGTGGACAAAACTTCAGAACAAAAACTCATTGCGGGATTGCGTGATTTGCTCCCCGGATCGGTCTTTTTGGCCGAAGAACAAACCTCTGCTCAGGAAGTTGGCGAATGGCGCTGGATCATCGACCCACTGGATGGCACTACCAATTTTTTGCACCAATTGCCTTGTTTCGCCATCAGTGTAGGATTGGAGCACCAGGGCGAAATGGTATTGGGCATTGTGCATGAGGTCACGCGCAATGAATCTTTTTATGGCTGGAAAAACGGCGGAGCTTACCTCAATGGCAAGCGCATCCAGGTGAGTCAACGGAATGGACTGCGCGAGGCCTTGGTGTCAACTGGTTTTCCCTACCACGATTTTAGCCGGATTGAGGCTTACCAAAAAGTGAGCGAATACCTCATGCGCAACACCCGGGGCATCCGGCGCTGGGGTGCCGCAGCGGTTGACCTGGCTTATGTGGCTTGTGGGCGTTACGATTTCTTTTTTGAATACCACCTCCAACCCTGGGACGTGGCTGCTGGCGCGCTTCTGGTGCAGGAAGCGGGTGGTATCGTGAGTGATTTTAGTGGAGGAGATCGTTGCTGGAGCGGGGAAGAAGTGCTGGCAGGTGCCCCGCAGGTGATCGAGGAAGTACGGGGTGTTTTTAAGGAGCATTTTGGCTGA
- a CDS encoding DsbA family oxidoreductase, translating into MTIDIWSDVACPYCYIGKRHLEAALARFPNSETVTINWRSFELDPNAPVKSPGDLYDVLSHKYRMPRSQAQQMTQSVENMGRSVGIDFDFAKAVPVNTLAAHRLIHLAAKNGLQDRAKELLLKAYFTEGKDLSDLSTLVSLGEAIGLDAALVESTLQSDAFIEDVRNDEEQAYELGVQGVPFFVFDQKYALRGAQPVEAFVQTLEAVWEKTQAAVLENGEACDVDGCD; encoded by the coding sequence ATGACAATTGACATTTGGTCGGACGTAGCTTGTCCGTATTGCTATATCGGCAAACGCCACCTAGAGGCTGCACTTGCCCGTTTCCCCAATTCAGAAACCGTCACCATCAATTGGCGCAGCTTTGAGCTGGACCCCAATGCTCCGGTTAAATCTCCCGGTGATTTGTACGACGTATTGTCGCATAAATATCGGATGCCGCGCAGTCAGGCGCAACAAATGACCCAATCCGTAGAAAACATGGGGCGTTCGGTGGGCATTGATTTTGACTTTGCAAAAGCCGTACCCGTCAATACCCTGGCTGCACATCGTTTGATCCACCTCGCAGCTAAAAATGGCTTGCAGGATCGGGCTAAAGAACTGTTGTTGAAGGCTTATTTTACAGAAGGGAAAGACCTCTCAGACCTGTCTACCCTGGTAAGCCTTGGTGAAGCCATTGGCCTGGATGCAGCACTGGTTGAAAGCACCCTGCAATCCGATGCTTTTATTGAAGACGTGCGCAACGACGAGGAACAGGCTTATGAATTGGGTGTACAAGGCGTACCTTTCTTTGTATTTGACCAAAAATACGCCCTACGTGGAGCACAACCCGTAGAAGCTTTTGTACAGACATTGGAGGCGGTTTGGGAAAAAACGCAGGCAGCGGTGCTTGAAAATGGAGAGGCTTGTGATGTAGATGGCTGTGATTAG
- a CDS encoding gamma carbonic anhydrase family protein codes for MALIKPVKGIEPQFGDNCYLSENAVIVGDVVMGNDCSVWFHAVIRGDVNAIRMGNKVNVQDGAIIHCTYLKAPTTIGNNVSIGHRAIVHGCTLHDNVLVGMGAIVMDHAVVEENVLIAAGAVVLENSRLEAGHIYAGVPAKKIKAISPETFKDTIERIANNYVMYAGWFKE; via the coding sequence ATGGCTTTAATCAAACCCGTAAAGGGCATAGAACCACAATTTGGAGACAATTGCTACCTGTCTGAAAACGCAGTAATTGTAGGCGATGTCGTGATGGGCAATGATTGCAGCGTCTGGTTTCACGCGGTAATACGCGGCGACGTCAACGCCATTCGGATGGGCAACAAGGTGAACGTACAGGATGGCGCCATCATCCACTGTACTTACCTCAAAGCGCCCACTACCATTGGCAACAACGTATCCATCGGCCACCGCGCCATTGTACACGGCTGCACGCTGCACGATAATGTTCTCGTGGGCATGGGTGCCATAGTGATGGATCATGCCGTAGTAGAAGAAAACGTATTGATTGCTGCCGGAGCCGTCGTATTGGAAAACAGTCGTCTGGAGGCTGGTCACATCTATGCTGGTGTCCCGGCCAAAAAAATCAAGGCCATCAGCCCAGAGACGTTTAAGGATACCATCGAGCGGATTGCAAACAATTATGTGATGTATGCGGGGTGGTTTAAAGAGTAA
- a CDS encoding nucleotidyltransferase family protein, producing MHLLETATGILSANKDVLFHKYPIKELGIFGSVARMEENADSDIDILVEFSEPVGWEIIDLASELEELLGYKVDLVSKKAVRPNLMPFVLKDIVYV from the coding sequence ATGCATCTACTCGAAACAGCCACTGGAATCCTTAGCGCAAACAAGGATGTCCTTTTCCATAAATACCCCATCAAAGAATTGGGGATATTTGGGTCTGTTGCGCGCATGGAAGAAAATGCTGACAGTGACATTGACATTTTGGTTGAATTTTCAGAGCCAGTGGGCTGGGAAATCATTGACTTAGCTTCGGAATTGGAAGAATTGCTGGGGTATAAAGTCGATTTGGTTTCTAAAAAAGCGGTTCGCCCCAATTTAATGCCCTTCGTTTTAAAAGATATCGTTTATGTCTGA